The segment GCTTTATAAAGACTGGCGGTACGGGCATCATAGGCCACCCATACGTCCTCACTAAGCGCGGCGGTTACCATTCTTGGTTTTAAATCCAATACAGAACGAAAAACCCAGGCTTCCCTAGGTCGCTCTATTTCTTTGCGCTCCTGACAAGCACTCATGGCGCCTATCAGCAAGCTGAAATAAATTAACTTCTTCATGCTTTATACTTCTCTTACCTTACTTAATACCTAATATCTTTCTGTTGGCCACGTCGTCTGGCTTGGCTCCTGCAAAATCATCAAAAGCCTTTTCTGTCACTTCAATGATATGATTCTGAATGAATGGCGCCCCTTCCTCAGCACCCTGCTGTGGAGACTTGATACAGCACTCCCACTCCAGCACTGCCCAACCATCATAGCCATACTGGCTGAGTTTAGAAAAAATACCGCTAAAATCTACCTGCCCATCCCCTAATGATCTGAATCTGCCCGGACGGTCTACCCATCCCTGAAAGCCACCATATACTCCCGACTTACCGGTAGGGTTGAACTCTGCATCCTTCACATGGAACATGCGAATGTTTTCATGATAGAAATCTATGAACTGTAGGTAGTCGAGCTGCTGCAGGACGAAGTGCGATGGATCATACAAAATCTTGGCGGAGCTATGCTTGCCTGTGGCCTCCCAAAAACGCTCGTAGGTGATGCCATCATGCAGGTCCTCACCGGGATGCAACTCATAGCAAATTTCTACTCCATTGTCCTTGGCATGATCAAGTATGGGTAACCAGCGCTTGGCCAGCTCCTCAAAACCCATCTCCACCAAGCCAGCGGGACGCTGCGGCCATGGGTATACCGTGTGCCATAGCAAAGCACCCGAGAAGCTTGCCATTACATCAATACCCAGGTTTTTGCTGGCGGTGGCTGCACTCTTCACCTGATCGATGGCCCATTCGGTACGTGCTTTGGGGTTTCCCTTGACCGAATCAGGAGCGAATGTATCAAACATGATATCGTAAGCCGGGTGTACCGCCACCAGCTGGCCCTGAAGGTGTGTAGCCAGTTCGGTGATTTCCAAACCGGCTTCATTCACAATCCCTTTGATTTCATCGGCGTAGGTCTTGCTCTCCGCTGCCTTTTTTATATCGATCAGCCGGCCATCCCACGCCGGGATCTGAACCCCTTGATAACCTAACCCCTTGGCCCATTTGCAAATACTTTTGAGGTTATTGAATGGTTCTTTATCATCAGCAAATTGTGCTAAAAATATGGCTGGTCCTTTAATGGTTTTCATGTCTTTGTGTTTATTAAACTACGATTCTAAAATTGATTGCGGGGCTGCTCTCAGACTTTCGTCCAAACGTTTCCGTTTTTAGTGGAGGCCACTACAGCTTTTACCAAAGCCATTCCCTGCACCCCTTCCTTTATTCCGGGAAAATCCAATACTGTATCCGCGGGTTTGCCTTCGGCATAATTCCTCAACGCCTCCGCAAAGTTGCGATAGATATTGGCGAATGCCTCGATGTATCCTTCCGGGTGACCGGACGGTGTCCGCGTGTGCTGCATGGCTTCTTCATACAAATAACCGCCCCGGTCTCCACCCGTACGGTAGATTTTATCCGGGTTTCCATGGTCCTTGACAATGAGGGTATTAAGGTCCTTCTGGCTCCATTCAAGGCCACCCTTGTCACCATAGATTCTGATTTTCAGATCATTCTCCTCTCCAGAGGCTACCTGTGAAGCTGAGAGGACGCCATTCGCTCCATTTTCAAAGTGCAGCAATACATTGGCATCATCATCCAGGATACGCCCCGGAACAGTGGCGCGTATTTCTGAGAGCACTTCAGTAATTTCCAATCCGGAAATGTACTCCGCAAGGTTGGCCGCATGCGTGCCAATGTCTCCAAAGCAATTGCTAATACCTGCACGTGCAGGGTCAGCCCTCCAGGAGGCCTGCTTTTGGTCAGTATCCTCCACTTTGGTGCTGAGCCAGCCCTGTGGATACTCCACCATCACTTTACGTACCTTTCCTATATCTCCTTTACGAACCATCGCCATGGCTTGCTTCACCATCGGATAACCCGTATAGGTGTAGGTCACAGCAAAAGGGAGTTTTGTCTCCAGTACCTTGGCTTGCAGGGCTT is part of the Marinoscillum sp. 108 genome and harbors:
- a CDS encoding sugar phosphate isomerase/epimerase; its protein translation is MKTIKGPAIFLAQFADDKEPFNNLKSICKWAKGLGYQGVQIPAWDGRLIDIKKAAESKTYADEIKGIVNEAGLEITELATHLQGQLVAVHPAYDIMFDTFAPDSVKGNPKARTEWAIDQVKSAATASKNLGIDVMASFSGALLWHTVYPWPQRPAGLVEMGFEELAKRWLPILDHAKDNGVEICYELHPGEDLHDGITYERFWEATGKHSSAKILYDPSHFVLQQLDYLQFIDFYHENIRMFHVKDAEFNPTGKSGVYGGFQGWVDRPGRFRSLGDGQVDFSGIFSKLSQYGYDGWAVLEWECCIKSPQQGAEEGAPFIQNHIIEVTEKAFDDFAGAKPDDVANRKILGIK
- a CDS encoding Gfo/Idh/MocA family protein, yielding MRHRKLRMGMVGGGIGAFIGAVHRMAANLDGQIELVCGAFSSDAKRSAASGQALFLPENRVYASFEEMITKEKALPEGDRMDFVSIVTPNVMHFAPAMMALENGFPVIIDKPLAFTLEEAKALQAKVLETKLPFAVTYTYTGYPMVKQAMAMVRKGDIGKVRKVMVEYPQGWLSTKVEDTDQKQASWRADPARAGISNCFGDIGTHAANLAEYISGLEITEVLSEIRATVPGRILDDDANVLLHFENGANGVLSASQVASGEENDLKIRIYGDKGGLEWSQKDLNTLIVKDHGNPDKIYRTGGDRGGYLYEEAMQHTRTPSGHPEGYIEAFANIYRNFAEALRNYAEGKPADTVLDFPGIKEGVQGMALVKAVVASTKNGNVWTKV